One genomic window of Conger conger chromosome 9, fConCon1.1, whole genome shotgun sequence includes the following:
- the LOC133136577 gene encoding oxidation resistance protein 1-like isoform X4, with the protein MFLSGRVKEGKHLTPKYSYALVVSVSEYQRRVDALNSEDLRSLCRRLQITTKEDVNSSHGPSVKTDLEPETLRPNLSEPSDLLQADQIEKLAKNLPPRTVGYPWTLAFSTSKHGMSLKTLYRAMQGQDSPMLLVVKDSDGQLFGALASEPFKVSDGFYGTGETFLFTFCPEFEVFKWTGDNMFFIKGDMDSLAFGGGGGEFGLWLDGDLYHGRSHSCKTFNNSMLSKKEDFTLQDIEIWSFE; encoded by the exons atgtttttatccGGAAGGGTGAAGGAAGGAAAGCATCTGACACCTAAATACTCCTATGCATTG GTAGTGTCAGTGTCTGAGTATCAGCGGCGGGTCGATGCGCTAAACAGTGAAGACCTGCGCTCTCTCTGCAGACGTCTCCAG ATCACCACCAAGGAGGATGTCAACTCCAGCCATGGCCCCTCCGTGAAGACGGACCTGGAGCCGGAGACGCTGCGACCGAACCTCAGCGAGCCGAGCGACCTCCTCCAGGCAGACCAGATAGAGAAG CTGGCCAAAAATCTCCCGCCCAGAACCGTGGGGTACCCCTGGACGCTGGCATTCAGCACGTCCAAGCACGGCATGAGTCTGAAGACCCTGTATCGAGCCATGCAGGGCCAGGACTCACCCATGCTTTTAGTGGTCAAAGACAGTGACGGACAG CTATTTGGTGCCTTGGCGTCAGAGCCCTTTAAAGTCAGCGATGGATTTTACGGCACAGGAGAGACCTTCCTCTTCACCTTCTGCCCGGAGTTTGAG GTATTCAAGTGGACAGGTGACAATATGTTTTTCATCAAGGGAGACATGGACTCATTAGCGTTCGGTGGAGGGGG GGGTGAATTTGGTCTCTGGCTGGATGGAGATCTGTATCATGGCAGAAGCCACTCATGCAAAACATTCAACAATTCCATGCTGTCAAAAAAGGAGGACTTTACATTGCAGGACATTGAGATCTGGTCGTTCGAATAG
- the LOC133136178 gene encoding class I histocompatibility antigen, F10 alpha chain-like yields the protein MEVQLVCVLLTWILAVLEASDDYTGNHSLVIYVTFAPGHRFLPEYTSYGMLDDLRVFHYQSNLMTISSPLKHHASLSSVWKALEDCTIFKTGFFKRFVRDANTTLDVNVPILQLIYGCQLDEEGNQRGLYHFSVGGQHSLTLDQESVSWSTYHPQAIGFKDILDGFKIWNRNNLMYIKQDCVPRLKKFYEHGKEMINRKERPEVAIRSRSGAGLVLVCTVTGFYPREISVTWERDGKTISENVLATDILPNHDFTYQVQKSVDVPDNDPRKYTCCVEHSSLPEALCVHWDPPGAGLSPKHIGIIAFFCVFMVLLISALIWRRRRQALKNLDY from the exons ATGGAGGTCCAGCTG GTTTGTGTTTTGCTGACTTGGATCCTGGCTGTATTAGAAGCCAGTGACGATTATACAG GGAACCACAGCTTGGTCATATACGTGACATTTGCACCTGGGCACAGATTCCTGCCAGAGTACACCTCTTACGGCATGCTGGATGACCTGAGGGTTTTCCACTACCAGAGTAATTTAATGACCATCTCCAGTCCACTGAAGCATCATGCCTCCCTGTCCTCTGTCTGGAAGGCCCTTGAGGACTGCACCATTTTCAAAACTGGTTTCTTCAAACGTTTCGTGAGAGATGCAAACACAACGTTAGACGTGAATG TTCCGATCCTGCAGCTTATCTATGGTTGCCAACTAGACGAAGAAGGAAACCAGCGAGGACTGTACCATTTTTCTGTCGGGGGGCAACACAGTCTCACACTGGACCAGGAGAGTGTTAGCTGGAGCACTTACCACCCACAAGCCATAGGGTTCAAGGACATTCTGGATGGCTTCAAGATCTGGAACCGCAATAATCTGATGTACATAAAACAAGACTGCGTCCCAAGATTGAAGAAATTCTACGAGCACGGCAAAGAGATGATCAACCGAAAAG AACGCCCTGAGGTTGCCATCAGGTCGAGAAGTGGAGCGGGGTTGGTCCTCGTCTGCACAGTGACCGGATTCTACCCCAGGGAGATCTCAGTGACCTGGGAACGGGATGGGAAGACCATCTCAGAAAACGTGTTGGCCACAGACATCCTGCCCAACCACGACTTCACCTACCAAGTGCAAAAATCTGTGGACGTCCCGGACAATGACCCCCGCAAATACACTTGCTGCGTGGAGCACAGCAGCCTCCCAGAGGCCCTGTGTGTTCACTGGG ACCCTCCCGGTGCAGGACTGTCTCCTAAGCATATTGGCATAATCGCTTTTTTCTGTGTCTTCATGGTCCTGTTAATATCTGCGCTCATCTGGAGGAGACGGAGACAAG CCTTGAAGAACCTTGATTATTGA